In Halobacterium noricense, the genomic stretch GAGGTCGAACAGCGCGGCCCCAGCGAGTTCGTCGCGAAACTGCCCAAGGTGTAAGGTAGGACAGGCTATCTTCTGCGTCGTGCCCACTTCCGCCCGCCGGCGTCACGCCGGCACTCGCGTTCCCATCACCACTTCGTTCCGACTCGCCTCACCACTTCGGCGCTGCACTCGATGCTGACTGCAGGCACAGCCGGTCAATCGTCGTCTCGCTCCGCGTCGTCCGTACCCGCATCGGCCGGTTTCTCCATCGTGACGCGGTGCGGGGCGTAGCCGCGGCGGTCGTAGAGGCGGCGCGCGGCCTCGTTGTCCCACAGCGCTTCGACGGCGAGCACGTCCGCGCCCGCGTCGCGCAGTTGGCCCTCCGCGTAGTCGAGGAGCGCCGACCCGACGCCCTCGCCGCGGACGTCCGGCAGCACGTAGACGTTGTCTACGACCCCGCGGGTGGCGTCTGTCTCGAAGAATCCCGTCTCGACGTGGAACATCACGAACCCGACGGGCTGGCCCGCGCTCCGAGCGAGTGCGCAGTCGCCGGTGTGGACGTATTGCGCGACGAGGTCGCGGGCCTGCTCGCGGTTCTCCTCGGCGAGCAAGTGTGAGGCGTGCGCGCGCTGCTCGCGCGCGAGCGAGACCCACAGCTCCGTGACGGCCGCGACGTCGTCCCTGGTCGCAGCCGCCACGTCCATCAGCGGTCCTCCACGACCGGCGTCCTCGGGGCCAGTGTCAACGAAGCCGGCGTCAGCCCCGCTACCGTCATCGTAGCGCCTCCACGGCCGGGAGTGACTCGCCCGTGAGCAGCCGGAGGGCAGCGCCGCCGCCGGTACTCACGTGCTCGAACCCCGAGAGGCCGAATTGCCGGATGGCCGCGGCCGTGTCGCCGCCGCCGACGATGGTGTACTCCGCCGCTGTCGCCGCCTCGAAGATGCCGCGCGTGCCGTCCGCGAACGTCTCGTCCTCGAAGACGCCCGCTGGCCCGTTCAGGACCGCTGTCCCTGTCTCTTCGAGAATGTCGGCGTACGCCGCGACCGTGTCGCTGCCGACGTCCTCGACGGGTTCGCTGCGCGCCGGTGGAAGTTCCTCGACCCCGAGTTCGGCTCGCTCGCCGTCGCGCTCGACGGCAACGTCCTCGGGCACGTGGATGTGGTTGCCGTACTCGTAGAGGAGGTCGTCCGCGCGCTCGATTTCCGTCTCGTAGCCGCGGTCGTGGACGAAGTCCGTGCTCGCACGCCCGATGTCCACGCCGGCCGCTGCGAGGAAGACGTTCGCGACGACGCCAGTCACGAGCACGTTCTCTGCGAGGTCGTTCGCGAGCGCGTGCTCGATGACCGTCACGGAGTCCGGGACCTTCGCGCCGCCGACGACGTACGTCCGCGGCGTCGGCGTCTCCTCGATGGAGCCCAGCACATCCAGTTCCGTCGCCATCACGCGGCCCGCGTACGACTCCAGCCGTTCGGGGAACCCGACCAGCGACGGCTGCGAGCGGTGCGCGGCCGCGAACGCGTCGTTGACGTACGCATCCAGTACGGGCGAGAGCCGCGCGACGAGGAACGTCTCCGCGGCGCGCTCGGCGGAGAACTCCATGTACTCCTCGCTGTAGAAGCGCGTATTCTCGAGCAGGACCGCCGTGCCCGCGTCGAGGGCGTCGACGGCGTCCCGCGCGTCCGCGGAGAAGGTCGCGTCGCAGTACGAGACCGGGTTGTCGAGGAGTTCGTCGAGCCGGTCGGCGTGCGGTTCGAGGCGCTCGAACTCGTCGCCACCCGGCCGCCCCTGGTGGGCGAGAACCGCGACCCGCGCGCCGCGGTCGAGCAGCTCGTCGAGCGTGTCCACGTGAGCCCGCAGCCGCGCGTCGTCGGCGAGCGTTCCGTCCTCGGCCAGCGGGCTGTTGATGTCGACCCGCACCCCGACCGCGGTGTCCGTCGCGTCGAGGTCGTCGAGGGTCCGTATCGCCATGTGGTGGGACCGAGAGAAGCGGCGTGCATAGGCGTTTCTGTCCGCCGCGGCCAAGCACGCGTCCGAATTCGGGTACGCAGGAACGAGTAAATATGCGGTGTCGTCGCGGGCTCAGGGAGCGGGTCGCGGAGCAGTGTCGGCGGGTCGGGCGTCAGACCGGCTGGCACTCCGGGCAGAGCAGTTGGCCGTTGACGTCCACGAGTTCGTGGGCGAGTCCGCCACAGCTCTCACAGACGCCCTGTTCGCTGTAACTGTCGGCGGAGTTGGCTTGCTCGCTGCCGGTCGGCGGGGCCGACGGTGCTGCGGGCGCGCCGCGGAGCTGTTTCTCGACGGTCGGCGCGACGTCGCGCGCTTCCACGACGCCGTGGACGCCGTCGTCGTCCGCGACCAGGACGCGCGGGTCGCCGGTCCGGCCCATCAGGTCCGCGGCGTCCGCCACGGAGGCGTCCAGCGACAGCGATTCGGGCGGGCCGTCCATCACGTCGGCGGCGGCGACTGCGTTCGGGTCGTGACCGTCCAGCAGGAGGTCCATGACGGTCTCGGCGGTGACGACGCCGACCGGGTCGGTGCCGCGGAGGACGACCGCGCTGGTGGTGTTCTCGGCCCGCATCAGCTCGACTGCGTCGAGAAGTTCGTCGGATTCGCTGACGCCGACGAACTCCTGGGAGAGCACGTCCCTGAGCGCTAACTGTGTCATGGGAAGACGTAGCACGCAGCCGTGCTAAAAGGTATCCCCAAAACGCGTATGGTGTCCGGAAGCGAAGGTTCCTGGGGGCGAAACCGAGCGGGTCAACGTTCTCGGTGGGTGTCCGGGCTGCGAAACTTCTGTCGCCACGTGAGGAGTTCCTGCGGCGCGTGACGGCCGCAAACCGCGGGATTCAACACCGCTGCCTCTCCTGTCGCGTAGTAATGACCATCCCGTCGTTCGCTATCGGTATCGCCGGGGGCACGGGGGCCGGCAAGACGACGGTAGCGCGCGAGATTACCGACAACGTCGAGGAAGCGGCCACCCTCATTCCGCTGGACAACTACTACAAGGACCTCAGCCACATGGGTTTCGAGGAGCGCAAGACGGTCAACTACGACCACCCCTCGGCGTTCGAGTGGGACCTCCTCCAGGAGCACCTCGACGCGCTGCTCTCCGGCCAGCCCGTCGAGATGCCTCAGTACGACTTCACCGAACACCTCCGTAAAGAAGAACGAATCACCGTCGAACCCACTGACGTCATCGTGCTGGAGGGGATCCTGGCGCTCTACGACGAGGACGTCAACGACATGCTCGACCTCCACATCTACGTCGAGACCGACGCCGACGTCCGCATTCTCCGCCGCATCGAGCGCGACGTCGTCGACCGCGGCCGCGACCTCGAAAGCGTGATGGACCAGTACCTCTCGACGGTCAAGCCGATGCACGAGCAGTTCATCGAGCCCACGAAGAAGGACGCCGACATCATCATCCCGGAGGGCGCGAACGCGGTCGCGGTCAACCTCCTCGAAGAGAAAGTCCAGGCCGAGAGCTCGGAGATGGCGGAGTGGGCAGTGCGCGGCGACGAGGAGCGCTACGAGCGCGAGTTCGCGGACAGCGACCCCGACGACGGAGCCGAGGAAGAAGTCGACGCGAACGCAGCCGAGAACTCGAAGTAGTTCGTAGCTCGAGAGGCGTGACTGCTCGGTAGTTCTGTCGTCGGTACGTAGGTTCTGTCGTCGGGCGAATCGACTATCGTCGGACTACCGCTCGGGCGGGTGGTAGTCCCAGACGTTCGCGCGCCGCAGGCCGTCGCCAACTGCCTTGTGGAAGCCGACCTTCGTCTCGAACTCGTCCTCCTCGACGTGTTCGAAGATTTCCGCCACGGAGAGCACCTTCTCGTGGTTGATGCGAACCGGCCAGTCGCCGAACTCCTCGACGAACGCCGATTTCTCCAACGGGAAGTCGTCCTCTTCGTCGGTCATCTTCGAGAGGACCGCCATGTCGTAGTTGCGGCCGCCCTCGCTGCCTTTCTCGCCGTCGGGGTCGTGGACCCAGTCCCGGCCCGAGGGGTCTTCCATCTCTGCCATACGTACGGCGTTCGCCGCCGGCCCCAAAACCGTTTCTCAATCCGCGCAGGAGATTTCCGGCTCCACGAGCAACGAGGTCGCGTAGAATGTCAGCGGTGAGGCTGGGATTTGAACCCAGGAGGCTGACGCCACCGGTTTTCAAGACCGGCGCAATAGGCCGCTCTGCCACCTCACCACGCGAGTGACCGTACAGTGAGTGGACGGTTGAAACTGTCGTTGTCTGCGCGGCGACGACGCCCCGCCCCCGAATTTCGAGTGTTCGACGGCGAGACGGTGGGGAGGTTGGGTGGACGACCTGCTTGGGGGTGAACGAATCGCGAGGGGAACCCTCCCACCCCGTTTTGCAAGTGTTATACGTAGAAATCGGAGCGGTGATGCCAGCGGTGGACGAATGGCTAGTTGTACCAACACTGGAATCGGTCGATAGAGCAGCGATTGCGTGTGTTTTGGGGTGGGTTTGCTAGGAGGGGAACGTGGCAGGAACTTCGGGACGGAACGAGGGAAACAGACCGAACACGCGAAACTGCCGAAACGATAGAACCGAGGGTATTATAGTGGATGAGCAGAAAGCGACTCGCAAGCGATGAAGACGCCGTTCCGAGACCGCGTCGAGCTGTTCACCAACAAGGACGTCCTCAAGGACCACTACGAGCCGGAGGAAATCCTCGAACGCGACGAAGAAATCGACCAGTACGCCAACGCCCTCCAGGATGTCGTGGACGGCTGGGAGCCGGACAACGTCTTCGTCTACGGGAAGACCGGCGTCGGGAAGACCGCGGTGACGCGGTACATGATGGACGCCCTCGAGTACGAGGCCGAGGACCGCGAGGGCGTCGACGACGTGGTGAGCGTCGAGGTCAACTGCCACCACCACCCTTCGTCGTACCAGGCCGCCATCGCGCTCGTGAACGAACTCCGCGGGGACACCGACCGTGACCCGCTCACGACCGGGCTGTCGACGTCGGACGTGCTCAACGCGTTGTTCGACGAAATCGAAGCGCGCGAGGGCACCGTGCTCATCGTGCTCGACGAAATCGATAACCTCGGCGACGACGACATGCTGCTCTACCAGCTCCCGCGCGCGAAGACGAACGGCAACATCTCGGACTCGCAGGTCGCGGTCGTCGGCATCTCCAACGACTACACGTTCCGCAACGACCTCTCGCCGAAAGTTCAGGATACGCTCTGCGAGCGCGAAATCAAGTTCCCGCCGTACGACGCCAACGAGCTCGTCACGATTCTCACCGACCGCGCCGAACGCGGCCTCCGCGGGGACGTTCTCGAAGACGGTGTCATCCCGCAGTGTGCCGCGCTTGCCGCTCGTGACCGCGGGAGCGCGCGACAGGCCATCGACTTGCTCCGCGAGGCCGTCAACGTCGCCGTCGAGGACGGACGCGAAGTCGTCACCGAGGAAGACGTCGACACCGCGGTCGAACGCGTCGAACGTGGTCGCATCAAGGACTCTATCAAAGACCTCACGACCCACGGTCAGTACGTCCTGCTCGCGGTCACGCAGATGTCCGTCAGCGGCGAGACGCCGGCCCGTGCGAAGGAACTCTACGAAGTCTACGAGGAGGTCGCCGCGGAGTACGCTGCCGAACCCCTGAGCCAGCGCAGCGTCCACGACCATCTCAACGACCTCTCGATGCTCGGATTCCTCCGCCAGCACGACCGCAACTATGGCCGCGGCGGCGGGCAGTTCTTCGAGTACGAACTCGACGTCGACGCCGAGATGGTTCGGGAAGCGATGGCCGACGAAACCGAGTAGTGAATCCGCCGCTCCCGCTTTCTTTTCTCCCACACTCTTCTTCCTTCCTCGCTCTCTTGCTCTGCCTTCTGTCCCACCTTACTCTCCCACTCGCTCTCTTGCTCTGCCTACTCTCCCACTCGCTCTCTTGCTCTCCCGTTCTCCTGCCCTGGAACATTCGAAAATCGGGGTGGGGGACCCTCTCACTCGTCATTCTCACCCCTAACCCCTGACCTCCTCCCGACTTCACTTGCAAAACGGGGTGGGGGCCCTCTGCAGCCACCCACCCGACTCGCGAACAACACTTGCAAATGGGGGTCCCCGTGTGAACGAATTCGCGCACCAGCACTCCGGCCCGCTCGAACTCTGTGTGCTCTACTCCCGGACGAGCACGCGCTCGCCGTCCTCCGCTTCGATGCGGAGGCCGAGGTCTTCGACGTACGCGGTCGTGTACGCAGGAACGACGCGCCCAGCAGCGCGCCGTGCGCGGAGTTCCGCGACCAGCGAAACGAGGTCGTCACCAGTCCGGACGCGGGTTTGCTCGTGGAGGAAGTCGACGTCGTGGCCGGCATCGATTGCTCGCGCGGTCACGTTCTCGATTTCCGGCGCACTCCACGCACCCTCGAAGTCGATTGGCTCGCGGAAGCCCGCGAAGTAGAGGCTGCCGCCCCGGGATGGCCCGACGACGACGGGGTTCCGGCGGAGCTTCAGCGCCGCGCTATCGACGTGCTTGCGCGCGACCAGCGGCGCGTCGGGTTCCAGGACGGCGACCGACGCCACGCCCTCGGTGTCCAGCAGGTGCGTGACCGTGTTCCCGACGCGGGCGTGCTTCGAAGACCCGACCTGCACTTCGACGCGCGTGGCCGCGGTCGCCTCCTCGTCGAGCACGTCCTCGACGAGACTCCTGATTTCCTGCTCGGCGTCCGCTCCCTCGGGGACGTGCTCGTCGGGGAGCAGGTCGTCGGGCCGGTAATTCACGAGGAGGTCGCCGCCGCTCTCGGCCACCGCACGGAACGCGTCGGCGGCCATCGCCTCGTACAGCGATACGGCTTCCTGCTCTGAGAGCGGCGACGTGGCTGCCAGCTCCGGGAGCACGAGTCCTTCCCGCGGTGGGTCCACCGTGACGGCGACGACAGTCATACGTAGTCCTCCGTCCGGGGGACGCTTGAACGCCGCGATACGGCGGCCCCGTGACCGAAACCGTTCCGCTGGTCGCCACAGCACCGGTCAGCGACCGCGCCGGCTAGTCGCCACAGCACCGGTCAGCGACCGCGCCGGCTAGTCGCCACAGCACCGATCAGCGACCGCGCCGGCCCTTCGTCTGCCGGTAGTCGGTGTCGAGCAGGTCGAGGAAGAAGTCGACGTACTCCTCTCGCTGGTCGTCGGTCTGGTCGGCGGGGTGAACCATCGGCGCGAGTTCGAACCCACGCCCCCGAATCGACGTCGCGTGGTGGTCCTCGATGTCGAGGTCGTCGGCGGGCGTGGTCGTGTACTCCTTTCCGAGTTCCGTGAGCGCGCGCTGGCCGACCGGCACGAGCACCTCGGGGTTGATGATGCGGATGTCGGCGTTCAGGTACGGTTCGCAGGTCACCACCTCCTCGTCGCTGAGGCCGCGGTCGGGGTGCCGGCAGCGCGTCAGGTACGTCAGGTAGGCGTTGTCGAGTTCGGGCTCGGCGCTGGACGGCAGCGAGTAGTTCAGACCGATGCTACCGAGGATGTGCTGGAAACGCTCGCCGGCCTCGTCGCCGGTGAACGGGACGCCCGTTCGCTCGGCTCCCTCACTGGGGGCTTCGCCGACGAACACGAAGTCCGCGCCGACGTCGCCGTAGCCGTGGACGACGCGCTCGCGGACGTCACAGAGGCCGGGACAGTTCCGGCAGTTCTCGTCCATCCCGTAGGGGTTCTGCGGGCCTTCCTGGTGGGCGTCCATCAGTTGTTTCGGGAGTTTCGTGCCACGGAGAGTTACTTGTTTCGCGGGCTGCTCGGGTGGTAGTCGGTGTCGTACTCGCCGGGCTGGTCGTCCAGTCGGTCCGGGTTGATGCGGCCGCCCAACAGCATGAAGTCCAGAATCGTCACGTTGAGCATCGCTTCGACGACGGGGACGCCGCGCGGCGGCAGCACGGGGTCGTGGCGGCCGACGACCTGAATCTCTTTCTCCTCGCCGGTCTCCCAGTCGACTGTCTGCTGTTTCTTCGGAATCGACGTGGGCGCGTGCAGGGTCACCTCGCCGTAAATCGGCTCCCCAGTCGTGATGCCGCCCTGCAGGCCGCCGTGGTCGTTCTCGACGGGAACGGGCTCTCCTTCTTCCCCGAACTCCCAATCGTCGTTGTGCTCCTTCCCGGGAATCGTCCGGGCGTCGCGGCCGCGCCCGAACTCGAAGGCCGTGCTCGCGGGCACCGACATCATCGCCTGGCCGAGGCGCGCCTCCACAGAGTCGAAGCGCGGTGCACCGAGCCCGCGCGGCACGCCCTGGATTTCGAAGTAGATGGAGCCGCCAATCGAGTCGCCGCGCTCCTGGTAGTCCTCGATGAGCTCCTGCATCTCCGCGGCGGTCTCGGGGTGCGCGCAGCGCACGTCGTTGTCCTCCGTGTGTTCGAGCATCTCCTCGAAGGATACGTCGGGTGCCTCGATGTCGCCAATCTGGTTCACGTGGGCTTTCACCTGCACGCCCTCGTGCTCCAGAATCTCCTTGGCAATCGCGCCCGCCGCGACCCAATTCACGGTCTCGCGCGCCGAGGAGCGCCCGCCGCCGCCCCAGTTGCGCGTGCCGAACTTCGCGGAGTACGTGAAGTCGCCGTGGGACGGCCGCGGCGCGGTGACGAACGGCTCGTACTTCCCGGACTCGGCGTCCTTGTTCTGGATGGTCATGCCGATGGGCGTGCCCGTGGTGTAACCGTCCTGAATCCCGGAGTTGATGGTCACCTCGTCGGGCTCCCCGCGCGACGTCGTAATCATCGACTGGCCGGGCTTCCGGCGGTCGAGTTCGCGCTGAATCGTCTCCTCGTCGAGCTCCAGTCCCGCGGGGCAGCCCGACACCACGACACCCATTCCCTGGCCGTGGCTCTCGCCGTACGTCGTCACCTGGAACAGCCGCCCGAACCGATTACCGTTCATTACCGGAGCATACGTCCCGAGGGGCTTATGGCTTGCAGTCCGCGCAAGCGAAGTCCGCGACGCCGATTACAGGTCGACGGCGGCGCCGAGGTCGCCGAGCGCGTCGAAGAAGTCCGGGAAGGAGACGTCGACGTGCTCGGCGCCCTCGATGACCGTCTCGCCGTCCGCGACGAGCGCGGCGACGGCGAGTGCCATCACGATGCGGTGGTCGCCGCGGCCGTCAACGCGCGCGCCGGAGAGGTCGCTGTCGCCGCCGTGGACGACGAGTTCGTCCCGCCGCTCCTCGACGTCCGCCCCGAGTTTCGTGAGTTCCGCGGCCATCGCGGCGACGCGGTCGGTCTCCTTGTAGCGGACGTGCTCGGCGTCCGTAATCGTCGTCGTGCCGCCCGCAGCCGCGCCCAGCACCGCAATTGTCGGTAGGAGGTCGGGGGTGTCCGCGACGCCGACAGTGACGCCGTCGAGGTCGCTGCGACCCACGACAATCCGCCCCTCCGAGCGCCGCCAGTCGACGTCCGCGCCCATCTGCCGGAGGATGGAGACGATGGCGGCGTCACCCTGCTCGCTCGGGTGTGCGCCCTCGACGACGACTTCGTCGCCACCCGCGAGCGCGCCCGCCGCCAGCAGGTACGACGCCGACGAGAAGTCGCCGGGGACCGCGTACTCGCCGTCGACTGGTTCGTACGTCTGCCCGCCCGGGACGCGGTAGCCGTTCCCGTGCTCCGCGGCGTCGACGCCGAACGACTCCAGCACGTCGAGCGTGATGTCGACGTACGGCGCGGACTTCAGCTCGGTCGTCAGCTCGATGTCGACGCCGCGCTCGGTCACCGCGCCAGCCATCAGCAGCGACGTGACGAACTGCGAGGAGACGTCGCCCGGCATCTCCACACGTCCGCCGTTCATCGGTCCCTCGATGATGAGGGGTGCCTGCCCGTTCTCGCGGGTCGAGCGCGCGCTCCCGCCGAGTTCCTCGATAGCGTCCAGCAACGGTCCCTGCGGGCGCGAGCGCAGCGACCGGTCGCCCGTGAGCACCGTCGTGCCGTCGGCGAGCGCGGCCGCGCCCGAAACGAGTCGCATCGTCGTCCCGGAGTTCGCGCAGTCGATGACGTTCGCCGGTACGTCGGGCGCGCCGAGGAATCCGGTAACCGACCAGTCGCGGTCGATGCGCTCGGTGTCGCCGCCGAAGTGGTCGACGGCGCGCGCGGTCGCCTTCGTGTCCGCGCTCACGAGCGGGTTCCGTACGAGTGCGCCCTCCGCGTACCCCGCCGCGAGGAGCGCGCGGTGTGTGTAGCTCTTCGACGGCGGGGCGCGAGCCGTTCCCGACACCCGGGAGTTCCCGACAGTGACGTCCATGCGTACGGCGACGGCGGGCCCCGGTATCAGGGTTCCGGCGACGGCGACTATGCATGTCAGTGGACGCTTCCCACGATACCAACTCGACTTCCTGAAAGCCCTCGCCGGTCTCGACCGTCGGGCGACTCGCAGCGCTCGTCTCCCGCGGTCTCGTTCGCTGCACTCACGACACTCCCGCGGCTCGCTGCGCTCCTCGCTCCGCTGCGGTGCTTACGTCGTCCTCAGAACGCTGCGCGTTCTGATGGGTGGTTCGAGAGGACGAAGTCCTCTCGTCATCCCGAGAGACGCGACGCGTCTCTCGGTCGACTGCGGAGGACGCGATGCGTCTTCCGAACGCCGGGGTTCGTCGAGTGGGCGGTTGGCTTCGCCGACCGCCGCAAAACGTGGCGGCTTCGCCGCCACGCGCGTCTCGCCCTTTCAATCCGCCAGGACACAGAGTGAACCGTGGGGAGAGACCACAGTTTGTCGAGTTCGAATACCTCGTCGCTTCCCCGACCTGAACAGCCGGAGACGGTAGGATTTTGCAGCGGCCGCGACGAGTCGCGTGCATGGACCCCGACTTTACGCGTCTCGACGAGTTCCTCGACGAACAGGGACTCGACGGGTACGCCTTCCACGACGACGCGTCGAACAGCGACCTCTACTACGTCACGGGCTTCGACGCGCCGGACCCGTACTTGGCGGTCTACACGCCCGAGGAGACCGCCGTGCTCGTCTCCTCGCTGGAGTACGGTCGCGCGAAACAGGAGAGCCGCGCGGACACCGTCAAGCGCCACGCCGACTACGACTACCGCGCGAAGCACGCCGAACACGGCGAGCGGGAAGCACAGGCGCTGATGGCCGCGGAGTTCCTCGCGGACGTCGGCTGCGAGTCGCTGGCCGTCCAGAACGAGTTCCCGGTCGGCACCGCGGATGCGCTCCGCGGGCAGCAAATCGCTGTCGAACCCGACGAAGACGGCGTCGTCACGGACGTGCGCGCGACGAAGACCGACGCGGAAATCGAGCACGTGCGGGCTGCCCAGACGGCCAACGAGGCCGCGATGGCGCGCGCGGAGGAACTAATTCGTGGTGCAGACGTCACCGACGGCGGCGAACTCGTCCACGACGGCGACGTGCTCACCAGCGAGTTCGTCAAGCAGGAAATCGAAGTCGAACTCCTCCGACACGGCTGCGCCCTCGACGAGACCATCGTCGCGTGCGGGCGGGACGCCGCCGACCCCCACAACCGCGGGAGCGGGCCGCTGGAAGCCGGCGAGTTCGTCGTCGTGGACATCTTCCCGCGGGACAAGGACTCGAAGTACCACGCCGACATGACGCGGACGTTCCTCAACGGCACTCCCAGCGGAACCCAACAGGAGTGGTACGACGTCACCCACGAGGCCATGCAGGCCGCGCTCGACGTCGTCGAACCCGGAGCGACTGGCGAGGAAGTCAACCAGGCGGTCGTCGACATCTACACCGACCACGACTTCCCCACGGTCTACACCGACCCCGAAGCCGAGACTGGGTTCATCCACTCGACGGGCCACGGCGTCGGCCTCGACGTTCACGAGCAGCCGTCGCTCTCGCAGGGCGGCGAGGAACTCCGCCCCGGCCACGTCATCACTATCGAGCCCGGTCTCTACGACCCGGACGTCGGCGGCGTCCGCATCGAGGACATCGTCGTCGTCACCGAGGACAGCTACGAGAATCTCACCGGCTACGAGATTTCGCTCGCGGACTGACGGGGGCAACACTCCGGCCACGCCGTCACTCGCTCTGTGGCTCCTGGGTTGTCGGGCGTTCGCTGGCCAGCCGAATCGAGTAGTTCACGAGCGCCTCCATGCGGTCCAGCGACTCCATCGCGGACGCCAACTCCGGCGTCTCGCCGGTGGCCGCCCGCGCCGCTTCCAGGTCCTCGCGGAGCACGTCGATGGATTCGTGGAGGTCCGAGGAGAGCAGGTTCGTCAGTTCGAGCAGGTGGTCGCCGCGCTGGTCGTCCTCGTCGTCGACGACCGTGCGGAAGTGCACGGAGAGCCCGTCTTCCGAGGGGAACGCCCGCACCTCGAACGTCTTTTCCAGTGGCTGGAAGTGTTCGCGGAAGGTCACCGGCTCCTGGGCGGCCATCGCGCGGTGGTACTCCGTGTAGAAGCTCGTCCCGACGGCCCCGGGGAACGCGTCCCAGACGTTCTCCCCGATGACGTCCTCCGCGTTCACCTCCAGAATCTCCTCGGCGGCGCTGTTCACGTACGT encodes the following:
- the aroC gene encoding chorismate synthase; protein product: MNGNRFGRLFQVTTYGESHGQGMGVVVSGCPAGLELDEETIQRELDRRKPGQSMITTSRGEPDEVTINSGIQDGYTTGTPIGMTIQNKDAESGKYEPFVTAPRPSHGDFTYSAKFGTRNWGGGGRSSARETVNWVAAGAIAKEILEHEGVQVKAHVNQIGDIEAPDVSFEEMLEHTEDNDVRCAHPETAAEMQELIEDYQERGDSIGGSIYFEIQGVPRGLGAPRFDSVEARLGQAMMSVPASTAFEFGRGRDARTIPGKEHNDDWEFGEEGEPVPVENDHGGLQGGITTGEPIYGEVTLHAPTSIPKKQQTVDWETGEEKEIQVVGRHDPVLPPRGVPVVEAMLNVTILDFMLLGGRINPDRLDDQPGEYDTDYHPSSPRNK
- a CDS encoding uracil-DNA glycosylase, which encodes MDAHQEGPQNPYGMDENCRNCPGLCDVRERVVHGYGDVGADFVFVGEAPSEGAERTGVPFTGDEAGERFQHILGSIGLNYSLPSSAEPELDNAYLTYLTRCRHPDRGLSDEEVVTCEPYLNADIRIINPEVLVPVGQRALTELGKEYTTTPADDLDIEDHHATSIRGRGFELAPMVHPADQTDDQREEYVDFFLDLLDTDYRQTKGRRGR
- a CDS encoding DUF2064 domain-containing protein; translated protein: MTVVAVTVDPPREGLVLPELAATSPLSEQEAVSLYEAMAADAFRAVAESGGDLLVNYRPDDLLPDEHVPEGADAEQEIRSLVEDVLDEEATAATRVEVQVGSSKHARVGNTVTHLLDTEGVASVAVLEPDAPLVARKHVDSAALKLRRNPVVVGPSRGGSLYFAGFREPIDFEGAWSAPEIENVTARAIDAGHDVDFLHEQTRVRTGDDLVSLVAELRARRAAGRVVPAYTTAYVEDLGLRIEAEDGERVLVRE
- a CDS encoding phosphoglycerate kinase, which gives rise to MAIRTLDDLDATDTAVGVRVDINSPLAEDGTLADDARLRAHVDTLDELLDRGARVAVLAHQGRPGGDEFERLEPHADRLDELLDNPVSYCDATFSADARDAVDALDAGTAVLLENTRFYSEEYMEFSAERAAETFLVARLSPVLDAYVNDAFAAAHRSQPSLVGFPERLESYAGRVMATELDVLGSIEETPTPRTYVVGGAKVPDSVTVIEHALANDLAENVLVTGVVANVFLAAAGVDIGRASTDFVHDRGYETEIERADDLLYEYGNHIHVPEDVAVERDGERAELGVEELPPARSEPVEDVGSDTVAAYADILEETGTAVLNGPAGVFEDETFADGTRGIFEAATAAEYTIVGGGDTAAAIRQFGLSGFEHVSTGGGAALRLLTGESLPAVEALR
- a CDS encoding CBS domain-containing protein, with product MTQLALRDVLSQEFVGVSESDELLDAVELMRAENTTSAVVLRGTDPVGVVTAETVMDLLLDGHDPNAVAAADVMDGPPESLSLDASVADAADLMGRTGDPRVLVADDDGVHGVVEARDVAPTVEKQLRGAPAAPSAPPTGSEQANSADSYSEQGVCESCGGLAHELVDVNGQLLCPECQPV
- the aroA gene encoding 3-phosphoshikimate 1-carboxyvinyltransferase, with product MDVTVGNSRVSGTARAPPSKSYTHRALLAAGYAEGALVRNPLVSADTKATARAVDHFGGDTERIDRDWSVTGFLGAPDVPANVIDCANSGTTMRLVSGAAALADGTTVLTGDRSLRSRPQGPLLDAIEELGGSARSTRENGQAPLIIEGPMNGGRVEMPGDVSSQFVTSLLMAGAVTERGVDIELTTELKSAPYVDITLDVLESFGVDAAEHGNGYRVPGGQTYEPVDGEYAVPGDFSSASYLLAAGALAGGDEVVVEGAHPSEQGDAAIVSILRQMGADVDWRRSEGRIVVGRSDLDGVTVGVADTPDLLPTIAVLGAAAGGTTTITDAEHVRYKETDRVAAMAAELTKLGADVEERRDELVVHGGDSDLSGARVDGRGDHRIVMALAVAALVADGETVIEGAEHVDVSFPDFFDALGDLGAAVDL
- a CDS encoding GNAT family N-acetyltransferase; its protein translation is MDVAAATRDDVAAVTELWVSLAREQRAHASHLLAEENREQARDLVAQYVHTGDCALARSAGQPVGFVMFHVETGFFETDATRGVVDNVYVLPDVRGEGVGSALLDYAEGQLRDAGADVLAVEALWDNEAARRLYDRRGYAPHRVTMEKPADAGTDDAERDDD
- a CDS encoding orc1/cdc6 family replication initiation protein; the protein is MKTPFRDRVELFTNKDVLKDHYEPEEILERDEEIDQYANALQDVVDGWEPDNVFVYGKTGVGKTAVTRYMMDALEYEAEDREGVDDVVSVEVNCHHHPSSYQAAIALVNELRGDTDRDPLTTGLSTSDVLNALFDEIEAREGTVLIVLDEIDNLGDDDMLLYQLPRAKTNGNISDSQVAVVGISNDYTFRNDLSPKVQDTLCEREIKFPPYDANELVTILTDRAERGLRGDVLEDGVIPQCAALAARDRGSARQAIDLLREAVNVAVEDGREVVTEEDVDTAVERVERGRIKDSIKDLTTHGQYVLLAVTQMSVSGETPARAKELYEVYEEVAAEYAAEPLSQRSVHDHLNDLSMLGFLRQHDRNYGRGGGQFFEYELDVDAEMVREAMADETE
- a CDS encoding DUF5785 family protein; translation: MAEMEDPSGRDWVHDPDGEKGSEGGRNYDMAVLSKMTDEEDDFPLEKSAFVEEFGDWPVRINHEKVLSVAEIFEHVEEDEFETKVGFHKAVGDGLRRANVWDYHPPER
- the udk gene encoding uridine kinase, coding for MTIPSFAIGIAGGTGAGKTTVAREITDNVEEAATLIPLDNYYKDLSHMGFEERKTVNYDHPSAFEWDLLQEHLDALLSGQPVEMPQYDFTEHLRKEERITVEPTDVIVLEGILALYDEDVNDMLDLHIYVETDADVRILRRIERDVVDRGRDLESVMDQYLSTVKPMHEQFIEPTKKDADIIIPEGANAVAVNLLEEKVQAESSEMAEWAVRGDEERYEREFADSDPDDGAEEEVDANAAENSK